The following are from one region of the Pseudomonadota bacterium genome:
- a CDS encoding retroviral-like aspartic protease family protein: MRCLVGVLLAAGVSANAWSIDLPLTATSGGALYIGASQSDSSGFLVDTGSSYVVVTAAMFKEIRESTQVTYLRHIRGAFADGRQAGVPIYRVKRLLVSPECELADVEVAMIMGASRNILGMSGLARLQPFTVAIQPPILTTRGCQ, encoded by the coding sequence ATGCGGTGTTTGGTTGGCGTTCTGTTGGCCGCAGGAGTTTCCGCCAATGCGTGGTCCATTGACCTGCCGCTGACAGCGACCAGCGGTGGGGCCCTTTATATCGGTGCCAGTCAGTCCGACTCATCAGGATTCCTGGTGGATACCGGCTCAAGTTACGTTGTTGTCACTGCGGCGATGTTCAAAGAAATCCGCGAATCGACGCAGGTAACCTACCTGCGCCACATTCGAGGTGCCTTTGCTGATGGCCGCCAGGCCGGCGTTCCCATCTACCGGGTCAAGCGTCTGTTGGTGTCGCCGGAATGCGAGCTGGCTGACGTGGAGGTGGCCATGATCATGGGCGCCAGCCGCAACATTCTGGGCATGAGCGGACTGGCGCGACTGCAGCCGTTTACCGTTGCGATTCAGCCGCCGATTTTGACGACACGAGGCTGTCAATAG